TGCGCCTTCTGCGCTAGCAGGAAATCTCGCACCAGGATCCGTCCCGCCGGATCCAGGCCGGAGGTGGGCTCGTCCAGGAAGACCAGCCGGGGCTCGTGGATGAAGGCCTGGGCCAGTCCCAGGCGCTGCCGCATCCCCTTGGAGAAGGTGCGGATGGGGCGTCGGGCATCGGCGGCCAGACCAACCTGTTCGAGCAGCTGCGGGATCCGCCGCCGCAAGCGCGCGGGATCCACCCCGGAAAGACGGCCGTGGAACCAGAGAACTTCCTCTGCGGTGAGCCAGTCCGGGAAGGCGAAGCCTTCGGGCAGGAAGCCGATCTCCCGCCGGGCGTTTCGATCCCCCAGGGGGCGGCCCCGCACCCATCCGCGCCCGGCCGTGGGGCGGATCAGCCCCAGGAGCATCTTCACCGAGGTCGTCTTCCCGGCCCCGTTGGGGCCCAGGAAGCCGAAGATCTCCCCCTCCGCCACCCGGAGGGTGAGATCCGCCACGGCCACCCGCCCCGAGAACTCCTTCCGCAATCCCTCCGCTTCGATGGCCCAGGCGCCTGCCATCCCCAACAGCTCTCCCGGTTCACCGGAGGGAGCGGGCCCACCGGATCAGCTGCTCCGGATCCGCATCGGGACCGCCGATCAGGTAGATCCCATGATCATCGCTCCAGAGCAGGAACCGGACCGGAACCATCTCCCCGTTCGGCGCTTGCACGGCTTCGGGGAAGGTGAAGAGGGTGGCCTCCCGATCGCCTAGGGCGCGCGGCTCCACCGCGAGGGTCATCCCCGGGGCCATGGGGATCGGTAACAGCAGGGTGGTCCCCCAGTCCACGGTATGGGCCAGGCGCCGGGCCTCCGCCGCCGGCATGCCGATGAGCCGGAGGGCTGCTTCCGCCAGCGGGCGCACATCCCCCTCCGGTTGCATGGTGTAAACCGGCGGGGCCGCATGGAGCCACCCGTAGGGAGCGCCCTGGAACTCGAACGTCCCGATGAAGGCCGGCCCCACGGTGACCGTCACCACCGTCCCGTGCAGGGCCTCCGGGACCTCCACATCCTCGGCGCCGGCGGCCCGCAGGGCCTCCCGCAGGTGCTCCACATCCACCGTCCATCGAACCGCGGTCTCGGGGATCACGCCCATCGAGGCGAAGGTCTCCACCCCGGCCGGGCGACGGACGGCGAAGCCCAGGATCCCCTCGGCTTCGGCGAGGCTCTGGACCGGACGGGCCTCCGGCGCCTCGAAGGAGACATCCCCCTCCAGGGCGCGATGGAGCGTCGGGATCGCGTTCTCGCTGAGAGAAAAGGCATAGGGGACGACCATCAGGCGTCGGAGGCGGAATCCCTGGAGGAACTCGTGGGCGGCCGCCCGCAGGGCCGGGGAGAGGATCACGGCGAGGGCGGAGAGGGTCAACAGGAGCCCTCCGATCCAAATGGCGCGTGAACGCATGGGAAGACCTCCTTGCTCCGGAAGGGGCGCTGAATGGCGGCACAGGGCCCGATGCCGCTGTGCCTCCCGTTGGAAAGACGAACGGCGGTGGGCTTGCGTTCCCGGGAAGCGCCGCACCGCCCATTATAGAGGCCGTGGGAGGTTCGTTCCAAAAACCCGCGCTTCACATCCTCAGGCGCTGACGTCGGGAGCGAGCGCCAGCCTTGGGGGTCCCCTGCAGGGCTCGATCGCATAGGCTGCCCATGAACCCGGCCTTCCCCCGTTCGAGGCGGATCCAACGAAGGGCCCTAAATCCTGGAATCGCTCAGGAGGGAAATCTGATCTACGCCCTGCGCGCGATCGAGGGATGGGAAGGGGCCGGGCGGGGCCTGCGCGCTCCACCCAGCCCCTTCGGGGGTTCCGGGAGAAGGGCAAGCGAAGACACAACCGGTGCTCCGAGGTTCCGGACGCCGCCGGTCGGGGATCGGGGAGGGCGGATCTACTTCACCATGTGTTTCTCGATGTAGGCCACCGCCTCCCCCACCGTGGTGATCTTCTGCGCGTCCTCGTCGGAGATCTCACCTCCGAAACGCTCCTCCAGAGCCATGATGAGCTCTACCAGATCAAGGGAATCGGCTTCCAGATCCTCCCGGAAGCGAGCTTCCGGGGTTACCTTCTCCGGCGGCACCCCGAGCACTTCGACGATGACGTCCCGCACCTGTTCGAACACCGTGCTCATAGAAACCTCCCGTTCGCGTTTGTTTAGGATTCTACCCGGCGTCGGAGGGACGTCAAGGCGACCTTCAGACCTCCGGGCGTATCCCCGGATCCCATCCTTGACATGCCCCTCCGCGCCAAAGTAAGATGATTCCGCATTAAGTGCAAACACCACAGGATGGTGCATGTTACGCCTCAGGACCGGACGGCGGGAGCGAGCCGTTCGCCTGTAGATCCAGGGAAGGAGAGCGCGTCCTTCGATGATCTCGCAGCGGAAAGCGGATCACATCCGGATCAATCTGGAGGAAGATGTCAGCTTCGGGCGGCTCACCACCGGATTCGAGCGCTTGCGGTTCATCCATCGGGCCCTTCCCGAGCTGGACCTTCGGGAGGTGGATCTCTCCACCACGTTCTTCGGCAGGCCCCTGCAGGCTCCGTTGCTGATCTCCTCGATGACCGGCGGCACGGAGGAGGCAGCCCGCATCAACCGGAACCTGGCGGAGGCCGCGCAGGCCCGGGGCATCGCCATGGGCCTGGGCTCTATGCGCGCCGTCCTGGAACACCCGGAGCTCCTGCCTACCTTCCAGGTCCGTCGCTATGCCCCGGACATCCTGTTGTTTGCGAACCTGGGGGCGGTGCAGCTGAACTATGGCTACACGGTGGACCACTGCCGGCGGGCGGTGGAGCTGGTGGAGGCGGACGCGTTGATCCTCCACCTCAACCCCTTGCAGGAGGCCCTTCAGCCGGAAGGGGATACGAACTTCTCGGATCTCCTACGCAAGATCGAGGCCGTGTGCCGCGCCCTCCCGGTTCCGGTGGTGGTGAAGGAAGTCGGATGGGGGATCTCCGAAGAAGTCGCTCGCCTCCTCGCCGACGCCGGGGTGGCGGCCCTCGACGTCGCCGGGGCCGGGGGCACCTCCTGGAGCCAGGTGGAGATGCATCGGGCGCCGGACGAGGTGCACCGGCAGGTGGCCGCTGCCTTCCGGGAGTGGGGGATCCCCACCGTCGAGGCCCTCCGGATGGCCCGCCGGGGGGCGCCGGATCTCCCCCTCATCGCCAGCGGAGGGATCCGAGACGGCGTGGAGGCGGCCAAGGCGCTGGCCCTGGGAGCTTCCCTGGTCGGGATGGCCGGGCCTTTCCTACGCGCAGCGGTGGTCTCCGCGGAGGCGGTGCTGGAGACCATCGAGATCATCACCCGCCAGCTGCGCATTGCCATGTTCTGCGTCGGGGCGCGAAACCTCGACGCCCTGCGTCGCGTTCCCCTGATCGAGGAGCGCTGAGCGGGCCGCGCGGGGGACGCGGCTTCGCGGATCGGACCGGGGAGGGATGTCCGGTGAGGAGCACCTGGGAATCGTTTTTCGCGGAATGGTTGCCGCCCCTGGAGGCGGAGATGCGCCAGGCGGTGGGGGAGCCGACCCATCCCGGGGAGCAACTCTTCTACGGGATGCTGATGTATCACCTGGGATGGGCCGACGCGCAGCTCCGGCCGGCCCGGGTCGATGCCGGCAAACGGATCCGCCCCATGCTCTGCCTGCTGGCCTGCGCCGCCGGCGGGGGGGATCCCGCCCAGGCCCTGCCCGCCGCCGCGGCCATCGAGCTCCTCCACAATTTCTCCCTGATCCACGACGACATTCAGGATCGCAGCCAGACCCGCCGGGGCCGTCCTACGGTGTGGGCCCTGTGGGGGGTGGCCCAGGCCATCAACGCGGGGGACGCATTGTTCGTCATCGCCCATCGCGCCCTCTGGCGCCTCCGCCAGCGCGGGGTCCCGGCGGAGCGGATCTTGGAGGTGGCGGAGCGCTTCGACGCGGCCTGTCTGATGTTGACCAAAGGACAGCACCTGGACCTGGCCTTCGAGACGGCGGATCGGGTGACGGTGGCGGATTACCTGGAGATGATCCGGGGTAAGACCGCCGCCCTGCTGGCGGCCTCCCTGGGGATCGGCGCCCGCCTGGCGGGGTTCCCCCCCCAGGAGCTGGAGGCTTT
This DNA window, taken from Thermoflexus hugenholtzii JAD2, encodes the following:
- the fni gene encoding type 2 isopentenyl-diphosphate Delta-isomerase; its protein translation is MISQRKADHIRINLEEDVSFGRLTTGFERLRFIHRALPELDLREVDLSTTFFGRPLQAPLLISSMTGGTEEAARINRNLAEAAQARGIAMGLGSMRAVLEHPELLPTFQVRRYAPDILLFANLGAVQLNYGYTVDHCRRAVELVEADALILHLNPLQEALQPEGDTNFSDLLRKIEAVCRALPVPVVVKEVGWGISEEVARLLADAGVAALDVAGAGGTSWSQVEMHRAPDEVHRQVAAAFREWGIPTVEALRMARRGAPDLPLIASGGIRDGVEAAKALALGASLVGMAGPFLRAAVVSAEAVLETIEIITRQLRIAMFCVGARNLDALRRVPLIEER
- the acpP gene encoding acyl carrier protein — protein: MSTVFEQVRDVIVEVLGVPPEKVTPEARFREDLEADSLDLVELIMALEERFGGEISDEDAQKITTVGEAVAYIEKHMVK
- a CDS encoding polyprenyl synthetase family protein, whose product is MRSTWESFFAEWLPPLEAEMRQAVGEPTHPGEQLFYGMLMYHLGWADAQLRPARVDAGKRIRPMLCLLACAAGGGDPAQALPAAAAIELLHNFSLIHDDIQDRSQTRRGRPTVWALWGVAQAINAGDALFVIAHRALWRLRQRGVPAERILEVAERFDAACLMLTKGQHLDLAFETADRVTVADYLEMIRGKTAALLAASLGIGARLAGFPPQELEAFGEALGMAFQVQDDLLGIWGDPAVTGKPVADDLRARKKTLPVIYAMERAPGFAERYRAPDTPLEVLLRDLEACGARAEAEATAAVFTRQALEALERAGLRNPYGEALRELALALLSRSR
- a CDS encoding ABC transporter ATP-binding protein codes for the protein MAGAWAIEAEGLRKEFSGRVAVADLTLRVAEGEIFGFLGPNGAGKTTSVKMLLGLIRPTAGRGWVRGRPLGDRNARREIGFLPEGFAFPDWLTAEEVLWFHGRLSGVDPARLRRRIPQLLEQVGLAADARRPIRTFSKGMRQRLGLAQAFIHEPRLVFLDEPTSGLDPAGRILVRDFLLAQKAQGVTLFLNSHLLSEVERICDRVAFIKGGVVVETLDLREAAAAIVTLHVRPSPPELQAALREWGELLAFTDARITLRLAPGRRPTDLARWLIGQGLDLEALIPRSLSLEDVFLRVVGMETG